TGGAGAACAAATGGTGGTTCGACCTGGAGGTCATGGAGGACGGCCGGATCAGGATCCCGGATCGGGCCGGGGAGCGGGGCGACAACAGGCCTTGAGCCTCAACAACCAAATCGGAGGAGAGGACCTTCCCTCGGAATGGAACGATAAGCTTAACCTCGATACCCCCTAAAGACCGGGGTCTTGTCTCCTCGGCTTATCAGCTGGGAGGCACGACCCCGGTTTTTTTCCCTATCCTGAAGGATTTTTTTCTCAGGCCCGAATGATTTCGCGGGAAGACCTCCGACTTCTCTTACTCCGGCGGGCGGTTCACCTTTTCCCTTAAGCGGGAGAAGCTCCGGAAGGTGACAATCCTCCGGGATTTCAGGATAATCGGCTCCCCGGTCCTGGGGTGTCTTCCCTTTCTAGCCCATTTGAACTTGACCTGGAATTTTCCGAAACCCGAAATGCGTACCTGCTCTCCCCTCTCAAGGGTCCTGGCGATGATATGAAAGAGAGTGTTGACAATCTGGCGCGCCCGTTTCTGGGTCATGAGCTGGTAGTCGAATTCCGGGAAGAGGTGCTGTTGCCTTTCCTTCTTCCGTTTCTTGAAACGGACCTTTTCCGCCACCCTCCTGGCCAATTCGCCTTTGTTCAACGCTCGGGGTTCCTTCCACCTAAATCGTTACACCCGCCTGCCGTACACAGGTTTTCCCCAAACTTGGAAATCCTTCCACTTGGTTTCCGTGAAAATCACCTTTGATTTTCATTGGTTATTGGCAAACCATGGCATATCTGGTACCTTTTGTCAATAAATCCGACATGGCGGGCCGCCCTGACGGGAAGGCGGGATCTGCATTTCACCGGCGAACAAAGGATTTCCATGAGTGCTTCGTTTCACCCCAGACTGATTAATGACCCCTTCTCCGATCCTGGTTTGTACA
The Deltaproteobacteria bacterium genome window above contains:
- a CDS encoding HU family DNA-binding protein produces the protein MARRVAEKVRFKKRKKERQQHLFPEFDYQLMTQKRARQIVNTLFHIIARTLERGEQVRISGFGKFQVKFKWARKGRHPRTGEPIILKSRRIVTFRSFSRLREKVNRPPE